The genomic interval TGCCGATCGTCGTCCCGTGCACGAGGTCCCTGAGGTCCGACAGGGACGCGTCATCCGCATGGGCGACCACTCGGCTCGCGGCGGCCACGACCGCGCCGGCCGGGTCGTCCTTCCGGGAGGAGACCTTGGCGCTGCTGATCAGTCCGGTCTCCTCGTCCCAGAACACGGCGTCCGTGAAGGTGCCTCCCGCGTCCACACCGATTCGCTTCATGCGTTCCTCTCCTGGTTGCTGCACGTCACTCGATTCCATCTGACAGAAACATTTCCTGTTTTGTGGAACTAGCAGTTAGTATTCACGAGAACCGCAGCGAAGGCAAGGTTCAGTTCTGCTCAATAAAACGACTTTCCATTGAATAGAATCAATGGAGCGAATGATGCACGCACCGGGAGAACCATGAACGCTCAGTCAGACACCGCCTGGACCGCGCAGGGCGACTTCACCGACATCAGCTACCGGACCACCTCCGACGGGATCGCGCTCATCACGATCGAGCGCCCGGAGAAGCGCAATGCCTTCAGGCCGCTGACGAGCGCCGAGCTCGCCCACGCGTTCGCGCGGGCGAGGCACGATCGGAACGTGCGCGTCGTGCTGCTGACCGGCCGCGGAGACGCGGCCTTCTGCGCCGGAGCCGATCTCTCGGTCCGCGCCGGGGACCGTGCTGGAACGGATTGGCCTGAACATCTCAGCCCCGCGAGCGTCTCCGACGTCCAGCTGGCGATTCGGAGAATCGAGAAGCCCGTCATCGCACTGGTCTCGGGATTCGCCATCGGCGGCGGCCAGGTACTCCATCAGGTCTGCGATCTCTCGATCGCCGCCGAGCACGCCCAGTTCGGACAGGTCGGGCCGCGCGTCGGCAGCTTCGACGGCGGCTATGGGATCAATCTGCTCGCGAAGCAGATCGGGCACAAGCGCGCCAAGGAGATCTGGTTCCTCTGCCGTCGCTATACCGCCCGGAACGCCCTGGAGTGGGGCCTGGTCAACGCGGTCGTTCCCGCGGAGGAGCTCCTGGATACCGGCGTCGCCTGGGCCCGCGAACTCCTGCAGATGTCCCCCGCCGCGCTGCGTCTGCTCAAATCGAGCGTCAATGCCGAGGAGGACGGACTCGCCGGCGTCGCGCAGCTCGCGGACGACAGCTGTCAGCTCTACTACGGCACGAGCGAGGCCGCGGAGGGTGCTGCGGCCTTCCTCGAGCGCCGCGCCCCGGATTTCACGGGCGTGCACGCCTTCGACTGAGCACCGCCTCCGAACACGGTAGTCTTCGAACACCACGTCACCCCGAGGAGAAGCATGGCACGTGAGGATTCCCGAGGGATGCTCGAACGCGGACTCGTCATTCTCGGTGCGCTCGGCGAGCATCCAGACGGCATGGTACTCACAGACATCGTGAAGGCCACCGGTCTCCCCGTCAGCACCACACACCGGCTCTTGAACATCGTCGTGACCACGGGTTTCGCCGCCTTCGACTCGGCGACCAAGCGCTACACCTTGGGCGTGAGGATCTTCGAGCTCGCCAGCCGGGTGCGCTCCGTGCAGACGATCTCGCAGATCGCCCGCCCGCTCATGCGCGAACTCGCCGATCTGACGGGAGAGACCATCCAGCTCGCAGTGCTCGCGGACGGGAGCGCCATGTTTCTGGAAAAGGTCGGGGCCGACCGCTCGATCACCATTCGAGGGACCGTCGGCCAACGCGAGCCGCTCTGGGCGACGTCCACGGGCAAAGTGCTGCTCGCGGCACTGGAACCGGAGGAACTGGCGACGACGCTCGCGGGCCTCGAACTCAGGGCATACACGGAGCACACCATCACCTCGCGCGAGCGGTTGCTCGAAACGATCGCTCAGGTCGCCGAGCAGGACTGGGCGCTGACCGACGAGGAGTACGATCGCGACGTGCGCGCCATCGCCGTGCCGGTCAGGAATTCCGATGACCGCGTGGCCGCGGCACTGTGCATCGCCGGACCGAAGTATCGTCTCGATGTCGGCACCCTGGAAGGCTGGCTGCCCGAGCTCCGAGAGACGGCCCATCGGATCGGCGTGCAGCTGGCCCCCTGAGCCCCTAGCCGCGCTTCGCGAGCACCTCGATCCCGCCGTCGACCCGCTGCCAGCCGCTGTTCTGCGCGGCGAAGAGCGCCCCGTCCGCACCGAGCACACGGATCTGCGAGCGCGCGCCGCCGCCGGTCACCCGCGCGCCGCCCTGCACGGCGCCGAGCTCGCTCGGGAACTGGCCGAGCGCGCAGGAGCTCACCCGCACGGTGCTGCCCTCGGCCGTGAGCACGACCACTCCGCGCTGACCGGTCCAGTCGAGGTCGACCGGGGTTCCCTCGGCCCAGAGCACCGTGTCGGCCTCGGCGCTCGTCCCCGTCGGGCGCCCCTCGTCGTCGCGGACGACCGCCGCGACGAGCACCTGGCTGTCCGCGTCGCTCGTCACGAGCGCCGCGATCCGCGCGCCGTCGGGCGACACGCGCACGGCGACGGGCGTGCGCCCCGCGAGCCAGGGGGCCGGCACACTCGTGACCGTGCCGTCCCTGGCGGTGAGCTGCAGCGTCTGCGGCGCCGTCGCCTGCACGGTCCAGACGAAGCCCAGGCGGTCGAAGGCGGGGGCGAGCAGCTCGCGGCGCGGATCGATGAGCACGCTGTTCTCGTCGTCGAGCAGGGTCGCGCCCTCGGGCCCGAGCACGGCAGCCGCGCTCTCGTCGAGGGCGAGCGTGATCGCGCTCGGCTCGTACTCCGCGATCGTCTCGGCGTAGCCGGAGAGTTCGGTGAACTCTCCCGAGACGAGCGTGCCGAAGCGCCCGTCGGTGAGCACCGCCGGGTTCGACACCTCGCTCACGGTCGCGGGGGCAGAGCTCGCGCCGCCTGGCGTGTCGCGGACCTCGGTGCCCTCCACGAGCAGCTCGAAGCCCGTGACCCCCGCCACCGACTGCAGACTCGTCGCCAGCTGCTGGCGCACCTCCGCCATCGCGGGCGCTCCGGCCTCGAGGAGCTCCGCCGTGAGATCGATCCGCGCGCGGCCGTCCACGATCGGCACCGAGCTCGACACGAGCGCGGTGCCCGCGGGGAAGCCGCTGTGCACCGCCTCCCGCATGCGCTCGCCGGGGCCGTCCAGCAGTGCTCCCACGATCTCGGTCGCGAGCGAGGACCGGGCGAGGTACCAGCGGGTCTCGGGCACGAGCACATTGCCCGCGCCGACGAAGTAGAGCTGCTGCGGCGTCCAGATCTCCTGGAACTTCGTGCTGTCCAGGATGATCCCCGCGGGGGCCGAGGAGATGCGCCACTCGCCCCCGACGCGCTCAAACTCGAACCGGAGCTCGGTCTCCGGACCGGGCCCCACGGGAAGCAGCACCCCGTCGGCGTCGACCTTCGCGGTCGCGGACAGCGACATCACGCCGGCCGCGGCGCCGTCGGCCGTGTAGCTCCGGCTGCCGTCGTCGACGAGCACGCCGTAGGACGGATCCCACTGCGCGGCGTACTCGGGCACGAGGAACTCGCGTGCGACCGCGTAGTCGTCGGTGGGCGAGATCGCCGCGACCACGAAGGCGCGCGCGATGTCCTCCTGGCTCGCCCCGGCGACGGGACCATCGGCGTTGTAGCGGATCGAGGCCTGCTCGACGCGCTCCAGATCCTTCAGCCCCGTCTGCACCGATCCCGCGCCGGGGATCGAGGTGCAGCCGGCCAGCAGCAGGGCGAGCACCGCCCCGGTCGCCGCAGCCAGCCGCCTGCCCGTTCGGGCACCGCGCCCGCCCTGCACCTTCGCGCTCATCGCCGCTTCTCCTTCCGGATGCGCCGCCCCGGTCGCCGCAGCCAGCCGCCCGTCTTCTCGACCTCGCTCGCGGCTTCCACGTCGTCCGGCACGAGCGGCAGCGGCGAGAGGTAGCTCGTCACGCCGTCCCCGCGCGGCAGCGTGAGACGGAAGTTGGAGCCCTCCCGAGCGCCGACCACGCCTCGAGGATCCCGCCGTGCACCGCGGCGTCCTCCTGCGCGATCGCGAGCCCGAGGCCGGTGCCGCCGAGCGTGCGCGTGCGCGAGGGGTCCGCCCGCCAGAAGCGGTCGAAGACGTGCTCGAGGTCGGCGGCGGACATGCCGATCCCCCAGTCGCGCACCGAGACCGCGACGGCCTGCGCGTTCGAGTCGATCGCGACGACGATGGGCTTCCCCTCGCCGTGCTCGATCGCGTTGCCCACGAGATTCGAGACGATGCGCCGGATCCGCCGCGCATCGACCTCGACGGGGGCGTAGCCTCCGAGTGCGCGGACCTCGATGAGCCCGGCGGAGAGCGGCTGCAGCCCCTCCACGACGTCGTGGGCGAGCGCGACGAGATTGGTGGCATCCGTCTCGAGCGTGACCCTGCCCGCGTCGTAGCGGGAGATCTCGAGGAGGTCGGCGAGCAGCGACTCGAAGCGCTCGATCTGATCGCCCAGCACCTCGACCGCCCGCTGCTGCCCGGGTTCGAGGCCGTCCGCGCCGCCCTGCAGCACCTCCCCCACCAGGCGGATCGTCGTGAGGGGCGTGCGCAGCTCGTGGGAGACGTCCGAGACGAAGCGCTGCTGCATCTCGGAGAGCTCGTCGAGCTCGCGGATGCGCGCCTGAAGGGTGTCCGCCATGTCGTTGAAGCCGTCGGAGAGCACGTCGAAGTGCTCGTCGTTCTGCCGCGGCATGCGCGCGTCAGCCACACCGGACGCGAGCAGCCGGCTCGCGTCGGCCGCGGCCCGGATGGGACGGAAGACGATGCGCGTCATGATCCATACGAGGATGCCGATGAACGCCATCATCGCCGCCGCGGTGATGAGCAGGGTGCGCTGGATGAAGCTCAGCGTGTCCTGGGTGTCGGCGAGGTCGTAGCCGATGTAGAGGTCGTAGGTGCCCGCGCCGCCGGGGAACTCGAGGGTGGAGGCGACCACGATGCCCGGGGAGAGCGTGCCGTCGGCGGCCGTGAAGGTGACCGACTGCCAGTGCTGGGGATCGGGAGACGCCGCGAGGGTGCGGGCCAGTTCGGGGCTCACGGCCTCGGGCAGCATGTCGTCCGTCGTCGAGGAGGGCGGTGCCTCAGGGAATGCGGTCTGCCCCGGCTGACGCCTGAGGTACACCATCTGGCTCGCCGAGGTGTCCTGCACCGTGCGGCGCACCGTGGCCGCGAGGGTCGACAGCGCGCCGCGGTCGCTCGCGTCCGAGGCGTCGATCCACCGCTG from Leucobacter allii carries:
- the mtrB gene encoding MtrAB system histidine kinase MtrB, yielding MKPSGGRSRASAALRRLRLRWARATAPVLGPFRARWRRSLMLRTMTITGLVTGCIILVAGLFLLTSVTDDLYSSRRDQALEDSARATLAAQRWIDASDASDRGALSTLAATVRRTVQDTSASQMVYLRRQPGQTAFPEAPPSSTTDDMLPEAVSPELARTLAASPDPQHWQSVTFTAADGTLSPGIVVASTLEFPGGAGTYDLYIGYDLADTQDTLSFIQRTLLITAAAMMAFIGILVWIMTRIVFRPIRAAADASRLLASGVADARMPRQNDEHFDVLSDGFNDMADTLQARIRELDELSEMQQRFVSDVSHELRTPLTTIRLVGEVLQGGADGLEPGQQRAVEVLGDQIERFESLLADLLEISRYDAGRVTLETDATNLVALAHDVVEGLQPLSAGLIEVRALGGYAPVEVDARRIRRIVSNLVGNAIEHGEGKPIVVAIDSNAQAVAVSVRDWGIGMSAADLEHVFDRFWRADPSRTRTLGGTGLGLAIAQEDAAVHGGILEAWSALGRAPTSVSRCRAGTA
- a CDS encoding enoyl-CoA hydratase-related protein gives rise to the protein MNAQSDTAWTAQGDFTDISYRTTSDGIALITIERPEKRNAFRPLTSAELAHAFARARHDRNVRVVLLTGRGDAAFCAGADLSVRAGDRAGTDWPEHLSPASVSDVQLAIRRIEKPVIALVSGFAIGGGQVLHQVCDLSIAAEHAQFGQVGPRVGSFDGGYGINLLAKQIGHKRAKEIWFLCRRYTARNALEWGLVNAVVPAEELLDTGVAWARELLQMSPAALRLLKSSVNAEEDGLAGVAQLADDSCQLYYGTSEAAEGAAAFLERRAPDFTGVHAFD
- a CDS encoding IclR family transcriptional regulator, with product MLERGLVILGALGEHPDGMVLTDIVKATGLPVSTTHRLLNIVVTTGFAAFDSATKRYTLGVRIFELASRVRSVQTISQIARPLMRELADLTGETIQLAVLADGSAMFLEKVGADRSITIRGTVGQREPLWATSTGKVLLAALEPEELATTLAGLELRAYTEHTITSRERLLETIAQVAEQDWALTDEEYDRDVRAIAVPVRNSDDRVAAALCIAGPKYRLDVGTLEGWLPELRETAHRIGVQLAP
- a CDS encoding LpqB family beta-propeller domain-containing protein: MSAKVQGGRGARTGRRLAAATGAVLALLLAGCTSIPGAGSVQTGLKDLERVEQASIRYNADGPVAGASQEDIARAFVVAAISPTDDYAVAREFLVPEYAAQWDPSYGVLVDDGSRSYTADGAAAGVMSLSATAKVDADGVLLPVGPGPETELRFEFERVGGEWRISSAPAGIILDSTKFQEIWTPQQLYFVGAGNVLVPETRWYLARSSLATEIVGALLDGPGERMREAVHSGFPAGTALVSSSVPIVDGRARIDLTAELLEAGAPAMAEVRQQLATSLQSVAGVTGFELLVEGTEVRDTPGGASSAPATVSEVSNPAVLTDGRFGTLVSGEFTELSGYAETIAEYEPSAITLALDESAAAVLGPEGATLLDDENSVLIDPRRELLAPAFDRLGFVWTVQATAPQTLQLTARDGTVTSVPAPWLAGRTPVAVRVSPDGARIAALVTSDADSQVLVAAVVRDDEGRPTGTSAEADTVLWAEGTPVDLDWTGQRGVVVLTAEGSTVRVSSCALGQFPSELGAVQGGARVTGGGARSQIRVLGADGALFAAQNSGWQRVDGGIEVLAKRG